The genomic segment AGCCAGCAGAGGAATAGGTAAGGCGATCGCTGAGGCGCTGGCCGGCGATGGCCATCTGGTCGTGGGCACCGCTACCAGCGAGAAAGGCGCTGACGCCATTACATCGTACCTTGCTGAAAGCGCCAACGGGGGCTGCGGCATGTTACTGGACGTGGTCGATGCAGAGAGTGTTACTGCAGTCGTCAAGACCATCACGGAGCGTTTTCAGGCACCACTTATCCTCGTAAACAATGCCGGTATTACTCGCGACAACCTACTGATGCGTATGAAGCATGATGAGTGGGACGACGTGATCCAGACAAACCTGAGTGCACTCTACCGTGTCAGCAAGGCATGCTTGCGGGGCATGACAAAGGCACGTTGGGGGCGCATCGTGAATATCACTTCTGTTATCGGTTCGATGGGCAATGCCGGCCAGAGCAATTACGCGGCAACCAAGGCCGGTGCCGAGGGTTTTTCAAGGGCATTGGCACGAGAGTTGGGTTCCCGCTCTGTTACCGTAAACTGTGTCGCGCCTGGATTTATCGACACCGATATGACGCGTGAATTGCCAGAGGAGCAGCGTGCTATGTTACTGCAACAAATACCGTTGGGAAGACTCGGGGAGGCGCAAGAAATTGCTTCACTGGTGAGCTTTTTGTGCGGCCCTTCTGCGGCGTATATAAGCGGCGAAACTGTGCACATTAATGGCGGGCTTCACATGGCATAAGCCTATGAAAATCAAGAAGTAAACACTGCACTGCGTGCGTCGCCAAAAAAACCTTATTACTCATTTGAAAAACAGAGTAAACTTCGCGTTCAGGCAGTATTATTCGGGTGAAAACCAGTACTAAAACCTCAGGAGTATAAGACAAAATGAGTAGCATTGAAGAGCGCGTTAAGAAGATTGTGGCTGAGCAACTTGGCGTAAAAGAAGAAGAAGTTCAGACCGGTGCTTCCTTTGTAGAGGATTTGGGTGCGGACTCCCTCGATACAGTGGAGCTCGTTATGGCGCTGGAAGAGGAATTTGAAACAGAAATTCCCGATGAGGAAGCCGAAAAAATCACCACTGTGGCGTTGGCGATCGACTATATCAATACAAACCTCGCCTGAGCTAAATGTCGTTAGCAGAGAAGCCGTCTCTATCAGGTAGAGCGGCTTTTCTTGCATTTGATATTGCACTGCGTCGCCGAGTAAGGGAGTCATTTTTTTGAACGGCAGAAGGGTAGTAGTCACAGGGCTCGGTATGGTTACCCCGGTTGGTAACACGGTACAAGAGACATGGCAAAACATCCTGGCGGGCAAGAGTGGAGCTGCCACCATTGAGGCGTTCGACGTTTCCGCCTTCAGCACCCAGTTCAGTGCCAGCGTCAGGAACCTGGATGTCTCTGAATATTTGGCCCCGAAGGAAGCGAGAAAGCAGGACGTATTCGTTCAGTACGGAATGGTGGCCGGCATACAAGCGCTGGCGGATAGCGGACTGGAAATAACCGAGGAAATTGCGCCCCGTGTTGGAGCCTCAATAGGGTCCGGCATAGGCGGTATCGGCCAAATCGAGAAGAACAGCGAGATCATTAAGGAATCCGGTCCCCGCAAGATCTCACCGTTCTTCGTGCCAGGCTCCATCATTAACATGATTGCCGGTAACCTGTCGGTAAAGTTCAATCTGCGAGGTCCTAACCTTGCTATCGTCACGGCCTGCACCTCTGGAACACACAATATCGGTCTTGGCGGGCGACTCATCGCACAGGGCGATGCGGACGTCATGTTGGTTGGGGGGGCAGAAATGGCGACGACGCCAGTTGGTCTGGGTGGCTTCGCTGCCGCCAGGGCGCTGTCTACCCGCAATGCTGACCCCGCAGCGGCCTCTCGTCCCTGGGACAAGGATCGCGATGGTTTCGTGCTCGGCGACGGCGCGGGCGTTATCGTACTGGAAGAATATGAATTTGCCAAAGCCCGTGGCGCCAGAATTTATGCTGAACTGAGCGGCTTTGGAATGAGCGGCGATGCGCATCATATGACGTCACCTCCCGAGGATGGCAGAGGCGCAGCCGACTCCATGCGAAATGCGATTCGGGACGCTGGCATTGACGTCGGCAAGATTCATTATGTAAATGCTCATGGCACCTCTACCTCTGCGGGTGACCTCGCAGAGAGTAGGGCGCTTGAAAGCGTGCTTGGAAGCGCGGCTGAAAAGGTTGCGGTGAGTTCCACCAAGTCGATGATAGGACATCTTTTGGGAGCCGCTGGTGCTGTCGAGGCTATTTTCACTATTCTTGCACTGCGGGATCAGGTGGCGCCGCCCACGATCAACCTAGATACGCCTAGTGAAGGGTGTAATCTCAACTATGTCCCTCACACAGCGCAGGAGATGAAAATAGAAAGAGCTCTCTCCAACTCCTTCGGCTTCGGCGGCACTAACGGCTCTTTGTTGTTCTCTCAGGTCAGCTGACGCCCAACTATGGCATCAAACATCGCAGTCTGGTTGGATGGTGTTCCGGGCTCATCACTCCCCTTACCTGATCGAGGCCTGGATTTTGGTGATGGTCTCTTCGAAACGCTTTTGCTGGAGAACGGCAGGGCACTTTTCAGGCAGGCACACCTCGAGCGTCTTCGCTTAGGGCTGGGGGCGCTGGCTCTGCCCGATTGCAGCTCGATAGCAGAGCAATATCTGGACTTGGTTTGCGCAGACATTGTGAGTCGAGGTTGGCCGTGGGCCGCATTGCGAATTACCGTAACGCGCGGAGCGGGGGAGAGGGGCTACGCAGCACCTGCGCAGGTTACGCCGAGGATCATTATTACTGTTTCGCCCCTACAGCACGACTGTCGTCAAATGCCGCAACCTGCCGCACTGGTGCTTGCCGATCTGCGGCTGTCGTCCGAGCCCTTCCTAGCGGGCGTAAAACACCTCAATCGTCTGGAGCAAGTAATCGCTGCTACGCAGGCTCGGCAGGCGCAGGCGGATGAAAGCGTGCTGCTCGACCATTCCGGACAGGTGGTTTCGGTAGCCGCCGGGAACTTGTTTCTGGTCGTTGGCGGAGAATTATTGACGCCTCCGCTTGCCGTCTGCCCAATTCACGGAACCCGACGCCGGCTGGTTATAGAGCAACTGGCGCCGGCGCTTGGTCTTGATATACGAGAAGCGCGCGTTGACCTGGAGGTTTTTTTCAGCTGCGATGAGGTATTTTTCACCAATAGCCTGCAAGGTTTAAGACCGGTGAAGGCGCTGGGTTCCGCTAGCTGGGAGACATACCCCGTTTGCCAGGCGCTCTTCGAGGAGTACATCCGGGAGATAAATTCATGCGCTGGTTAATTGCCAGCGTTCTGCTCGCTTTGCTCACGGCGGTGCTCGTTGCAACGGAGTTGCAGCGTCGTTGGGAGCTGCCTCTCGCTGTTCCTGCGGGAGGCTTCCCGCTGACTATTGAACAGGGCGATTCGCTGCGCTCGGTCGTGCGTGATCTGAACACTGCTGGCGTGGTACCGCATCCTTTACTGCTAATAGCGTATGGCCGCTGGTCTGGTCTCGATGCGGAAATTAAGCGGGGCGAGTATCAGCTGCCTCGTGAGCTGACAGGAAAAACTCTTTTACTGTTTTTACAAAGAGGCCGGGTTATTGAATATCAGGTGACCCTCCCCGAGGGTATTACCTTGGCGGCGGCGCTGGAGATACTGGCTGGGGCGGAGGCCCTCGAGACTGTCCTAGAAGGCGTAAACGATGAGCGCCTGTTGTCGCTGGCCAGTCCTCACGCCTCACCGGAAGGACTGTTTTTCCCCGATAGCTACCGCTATGTCCGCGGTGATACAGATTGGAGTATTTTACAGCGCGCTTATACGCAGATGCACCAGACACTGCAGGAGGCATGGGCTCGGCGCGCGCAAGACAGCGCGGTAACAACGCCTTACGAGGCCTTGATTATGGCCTCGATCATTGAACGGGAGACAGGCCTGCCTTCGGAACGCGGGGATATCTCCGGTGTCTTTGCGCGAAGAATGAGGCGAGGTATGCTGTTGCAAACAGATCCGACGGTGATTTACGGGCTGGGCCGCGAATTCGATGGCAACCTGCGCAGAGTGCACTTGACCGACGGTGGTAACCCCTACAACACTTATGTTATTCGGGGTTTGCCACCCACTCCAATAGCTTTACCCGGGCGCGAGTCTATTTTAGCGGCGCTCAACCCTGAGCCTGGCAATGCATTGTATTTTGTTGCACGAGGAGATGGGGGACATGTGTTCAGCGACACGTTGAGTCAGCACAATCGCGCGGTTCGCGACTACCAGTTAAGGCGTCGCAGGGATTACCGATCATCACCAGAGGTATCACAATAGTATGGCTGCGAAGGGGCTATTTATCACCTTGGAAGGAGGCGAGGGGGTTGGCAAAACAACCGGTATGGACTACCTGGAGCAATATTTGCTTGAGCAAGGGGTCGATCTTATTGTGACGCGTGAGCCAGGGGGTACACGCTTTGGCGAGCGTGTTCGAAATTTATTGCTCGAGGTGCAGCAGGAATCGATGGACGATATGGCCGAACTATTGCTGATTTTTGCGGCCCGCGCCCAGCACCTGCGGGAGGTTATAGAGCCGGCGCTTGAAAAGGGCCGATGGGTGCTGTGTGATCGATTTACCGATGCCACCTATGCCTATCAATGTGGAGGTCGGGGAATTGATCCTGCTGCGGTTAGCCTCCTTGAAACTCTGGTGCAGGGCGCGTTGCGTCCGAATGCCACCATTCTTTTCGACGCCCCGGTCTCGGTAGGGATGGCCCGGGCGAAGGACCGCGGCGAGCTTGACCGGTTTGAGCGTGAATCTAATAATTTCTTTGACGCGGTGCGAGAGAATTATCTGGCACGAGCCGCACAGGACGGTGAACGTTTTCGCGTCATTGATGCCAGCCAGCCCTTGGCAACAGTAAAAGAGTCACTCGAGACGGTTGCGGTGCAGATTGTTGAAGCTGCGCGATCACGGGGCGCGCTGTAGTGGCGCTAGTCGACCTCCCCGAGGTTAGCACGCCCTTGCCTTGGCACGCGCCTGTGTGGGAACAGTTGTCCAGTCAGGTCGCCGCAGAGCAATTGCCCCATGCGCTGTTATTCGCCGGCGAGCATGGCTGTGGTGTGTCTCGTCTGGCGCTCGCGCTGGCACGTATGCTGTTGTGCGCCAGTCCCACGGGCACTTTCAACTGCGGCGAGTGCCAGGCGTGCATGCTCAGCGCGAGAGGTTCACACGGAGATTTTAATTGGCTCGAACCAGAGGAGAAAAGCCGATTCATCAAGGTTGGGCAGATTCGCGAGGCGGTTCAGTTCGCGACACTGACTTCTAGCTTTGGCCCACGCAAAGTCATCGTTGTCAGCCCTGCAGACAATATGAGCCTCAGCGCTTACAACTCACTTCTCAAAACGCTCGAAGAGCCGGCGGACGACACCTACTGGCTGTTGGTCTGCGGCCGTATGCTAGGGGTGCCGGCGACCATTCGCTCACGATGCCGACATTGGCAGTTGGCGCGCCCTAACGGAAGTGCGGCCCTCGAATGGCTCGATGTCATCACCGGAGAGCGCTCGACCAGTGAAAAGCTGTTTCGACTCGCAAATGGCCGCCCATTGGATGCACAGCAGTTGTTCGTCGAGGGGCGCGCGGACGCCATGGTTGGCAGACGCGAATTATTAAACGCAGTGATAGCGGGGCAGATAGAAGTGACAGAGGCCTCGCCATTGTGGGAGCAACACGGTCCTGACGTCTTCCTTGATGATCTCATCGAGAGTCTGCAATCTCTGGTCGGATCGCTGCCCCTTACCCTGTTGAAATCGCGCTCGGGACGCGCGGCATTTGGGATCCTTGAGGAAATGCAGCGTTTGCGTCGGGCTGTCAGCGCAGGCTCCAACCCAGGTAAGCAATTGCTGATAGAGACAACTTTGTTAAAAATTCGCAGAGAGTTGGGCGGCCTCGGACATGGTGATATCATGTCGTGGCCATCTGGAGATGCCAGCCCATGAGTGATGCCAGACAAAATAATCGCAACGGGATTTTGTCGTTAACAATCAAAGACAAGGCGGTGTTGTATTCCGCTTACATGCCCTTTCTCAAAAATGGCGGATTGTTTGTTCCCACTAACAAGGCCTATGACATTGGCGACGAAGTCTTCATGTTGCTCACCCTCATGGATGAGGGCGAGAAAATGCCGATTTCCGGTAGGGTAATCTGGGTGACACCGCGTGGTGCCCAAGGCAACCGCACTGCGGGGATAGGGGTTCAATTCAGCGAACAGGATGCAGTTGCGAATGCCAAGATTGAAAATCATTTGGCGGGATCACTGACCTCAGACCGTCCGACCCATACGATGTAGTCCTACACAGCGGTCGCCAGGTGCGGCCTCGGGTGCAAATCTATCACTTTCCATGGCGTTTTTATCACGCATAAAAAAATGGGTCCCGAAAGGGACCCAACAAGACCATTAGGAGTGAAACATAAAGGAATTGCTTCCAATATTGGAGCACGGGTATGCTCCTGTGACCGCCCGATTAATCTAGGGGATAGACAGTCACAA from the Candidatus Marimicrobium litorale genome contains:
- the fabG gene encoding 3-oxoacyl-ACP reductase FabG, with the protein product MSEERKVALVTGASRGIGKAIAEALAGDGHLVVGTATSEKGADAITSYLAESANGGCGMLLDVVDAESVTAVVKTITERFQAPLILVNNAGITRDNLLMRMKHDEWDDVIQTNLSALYRVSKACLRGMTKARWGRIVNITSVIGSMGNAGQSNYAATKAGAEGFSRALARELGSRSVTVNCVAPGFIDTDMTRELPEEQRAMLLQQIPLGRLGEAQEIASLVSFLCGPSAAYISGETVHINGGLHMA
- the acpP gene encoding acyl carrier protein, translating into MSSIEERVKKIVAEQLGVKEEEVQTGASFVEDLGADSLDTVELVMALEEEFETEIPDEEAEKITTVALAIDYINTNLA
- the fabF gene encoding beta-ketoacyl-ACP synthase II, which codes for MNGRRVVVTGLGMVTPVGNTVQETWQNILAGKSGAATIEAFDVSAFSTQFSASVRNLDVSEYLAPKEARKQDVFVQYGMVAGIQALADSGLEITEEIAPRVGASIGSGIGGIGQIEKNSEIIKESGPRKISPFFVPGSIINMIAGNLSVKFNLRGPNLAIVTACTSGTHNIGLGGRLIAQGDADVMLVGGAEMATTPVGLGGFAAARALSTRNADPAAASRPWDKDRDGFVLGDGAGVIVLEEYEFAKARGARIYAELSGFGMSGDAHHMTSPPEDGRGAADSMRNAIRDAGIDVGKIHYVNAHGTSTSAGDLAESRALESVLGSAAEKVAVSSTKSMIGHLLGAAGAVEAIFTILALRDQVAPPTINLDTPSEGCNLNYVPHTAQEMKIERALSNSFGFGGTNGSLLFSQVS
- the pabC gene encoding aminodeoxychorismate lyase; its protein translation is MASNIAVWLDGVPGSSLPLPDRGLDFGDGLFETLLLENGRALFRQAHLERLRLGLGALALPDCSSIAEQYLDLVCADIVSRGWPWAALRITVTRGAGERGYAAPAQVTPRIIITVSPLQHDCRQMPQPAALVLADLRLSSEPFLAGVKHLNRLEQVIAATQARQAQADESVLLDHSGQVVSVAAGNLFLVVGGELLTPPLAVCPIHGTRRRLVIEQLAPALGLDIREARVDLEVFFSCDEVFFTNSLQGLRPVKALGSASWETYPVCQALFEEYIREINSCAG
- the mltG gene encoding endolytic transglycosylase MltG, with the protein product MRWLIASVLLALLTAVLVATELQRRWELPLAVPAGGFPLTIEQGDSLRSVVRDLNTAGVVPHPLLLIAYGRWSGLDAEIKRGEYQLPRELTGKTLLLFLQRGRVIEYQVTLPEGITLAAALEILAGAEALETVLEGVNDERLLSLASPHASPEGLFFPDSYRYVRGDTDWSILQRAYTQMHQTLQEAWARRAQDSAVTTPYEALIMASIIERETGLPSERGDISGVFARRMRRGMLLQTDPTVIYGLGREFDGNLRRVHLTDGGNPYNTYVIRGLPPTPIALPGRESILAALNPEPGNALYFVARGDGGHVFSDTLSQHNRAVRDYQLRRRRDYRSSPEVSQ
- the tmk gene encoding dTMP kinase; translated protein: MAAKGLFITLEGGEGVGKTTGMDYLEQYLLEQGVDLIVTREPGGTRFGERVRNLLLEVQQESMDDMAELLLIFAARAQHLREVIEPALEKGRWVLCDRFTDATYAYQCGGRGIDPAAVSLLETLVQGALRPNATILFDAPVSVGMARAKDRGELDRFERESNNFFDAVRENYLARAAQDGERFRVIDASQPLATVKESLETVAVQIVEAARSRGAL
- a CDS encoding PilZ domain-containing protein, giving the protein MSDARQNNRNGILSLTIKDKAVLYSAYMPFLKNGGLFVPTNKAYDIGDEVFMLLTLMDEGEKMPISGRVIWVTPRGAQGNRTAGIGVQFSEQDAVANAKIENHLAGSLTSDRPTHTM